A region from the Silene latifolia isolate original U9 population chromosome 7, ASM4854445v1, whole genome shotgun sequence genome encodes:
- the LOC141590351 gene encoding uncharacterized protein LOC141590351, with product MGDFNVVRQFHEKISNTPPVFSELADFNSCLLDCGLEDLHDRVLVNSDWMQCFPQTSAKFEPLGISIRCPAVLTFHDDRLSKKQFSFLNCWTSHPDFLPIVSEAWTSTITGNPMFRLMGKLKRVRAGLKKLHTAHYSNIGQRILDKRKELTQCFEDLQSQPLSASFIAKERDVSADFLKLKEIENSILTQRAKLHDIHHNDTCSAYFFAKIKERQQYHMICDIQSLDGTLHKGPHKVGHAFVQYYEHLLGSSVQTLHIDHSIIANGACVGEQDHDLLIAPITKAEIKMALFSMGSNKSPGLDSLSAGFFKAAWGIVETDFCKTVEDFFRTSFMPKQDNVTILSLIPKKTIVQSGKDFRPTSCCSIIYKTISKILTNRLQTILPKLIGEEQEAFVKGRSLFNNIMLTQGLLKGYDRKNLSPRCMLKVDISKSFDSLQWQFIQDMLRSLKFPPLFISWIMGCITGPWFTIKVNGANFSFFKGKSGVRQGDPLSPSLFILNMEILSRCFRVMCKEKDVSFHPKCVKLGVNHLIFADDPMVFTRGDLPSVYKAAKILHLFSTWSGLVANFDKTESMYEGLTLKITGLLNRCSDKHLSYAGRLQTRKMSFKSWSSICSPWSEGGFQLKNIASWNRAVLLKWLWHIERGTGSVWSRWIRALLLDVASWTGMSSSATQLHALLAWVQHSKLCNWKRNWALGSIAATVYVIWCERNRRIFEGHDRTIAALLRDVQFVVSATLLFKTPLINHEDIIGALVGSSAGAKLFLLRRDFKCQAYHLIHEHGVCFPLARTLGDSINFPKHVVVSLLALQNKLSTIDNLCARGLHLVNRCALCESNAECRSHLFFICPFSSEIWLHISHWLHIGAPNVLSRIAHWFQRCNRGQSLLKRQRRCAFLCAMYLIW from the exons ATGGGAGATTTTAATGTTGTTAGGCAATTTCATGAGAAAATTAGCAACACTCCTCCTGTCTTTTCTGAGTTGGCTGATTTTAACTCTTGTCTCTTGGATTGTGGTCTTGAAGATCTTCACG ATAGGGTTTTGGTCAATTCTGATTGGATGCAGTGCTTTCCTCAAACCTCTGCTAAATTTGAGCCACTTGGGATATCTATTCGCTGTCCTGCTGTCTTGACTTTCCATGATGATCGTTTGTCTAAAAAACAATTTAGTTTTTTGAATTGCTGGACCTCTCACCCTGACTTCCTCCCCATTGTTTCTGAAGCTTGGACTAGTACTATCACTGGAAACCCCATGTTTCGTTTAATGGGAAAGCTTAAGAGGGTCAGGGCTGGCCTTAAAAAGCTGCATACTGCTCATTATTCTAATATTGGTCAAAGAATTCTGGATAAAAGGAAAGAGTTGACTCAGTGTTTTGAGGACCTCCAGAGTCAGCCTCTATCTGCTTCCTTTATTGCTAAAGAAAGAGATGTTTCTGCTGATTTTCTCAAGCTCAAAGAGATTGAAAATAGCATTCTGACTCAAAGAGCTAAACTTCATGATATCCATCATAATGATACTTGTTCTGCTTATTTCTTTGCCAAAATTAAGGAACGGCAGCAATATCATATGATTTGTGACATCCAGAGTTTAGATGGGACTCTTCACAAAGGTcctcataaagtggggcatgctTTTGTTCAATATTATGAGCATCTTCTGGGGTCTTCTGTGCAGACTTTACATATTGATCATTCTATTATTGCTAATGGTGCTTGTGTGGGTGAACAAGATCATGACCTGCTCATTGCTCCTATTACTAAGGCTGAAATCAAAATGGCTTTGTTCTCTATGGGTTCAAATAAAAGTCCTGGTTTGGATAGCCTTTCTGCTGGATTCTTTAAAGCAGCTTGGGGTATTGTTGAAACTGACTTTTGTAAGACTGTGGAAGACTTCTTCAGAACCAGTTTTATGCCTAAACAAGACAATGTGACTATTCTTTCTTTGATCCCTAAGAAAACTATTGTACAATCTGGTAAGGACTTCAGGCCCACTTCTTGTTGCTCTATCATTTACAAGACCATTAGTAAGATTTTGACAAATAGGCTCCAAACCATTTTGCCTAAGCTAATAGGTGAAGAACAGGAAGCTTTTGTCAAAGGCAGAAGCTTATTTAACAACATTATGCTTACTCAGGGGCTTCTCAAGGGCTATGATAGGAAGAACTTGTCCCCTAGATGTATGTTGAAGGTTGATATTAGCAAATCTTTTGATTCCTTACAGTGGCAGTTTATTCAAGATATGCTGAGATCCCTTAAGTTCCCTCCTCTCTTTATCAGTTGGATAATGGGTTGCATTACTGGGCCTTGGTTTACTATCAAAGTTAATGGTGCTAATTTTAGTTTCTTCAAAGGGAAGAGTGGTGTAAGACAGGGTGACCCATTATCCCCCAGTCTTTTTATTCTTAACATGGAAATTTTGTCTCGTTGCTTCAGGGTTATGTGCAAAGAGAAGGATGTTTCATTTCACCCTAAGTGTGTCAAATTAGGGGTGAACCATCTTATATTTGCTGATGATCCTATGGTTTTTACCCGTGGTGACCTTCCTTCTGTCTATAAAGCTGCTAAAATCCTCCATTTGTTTTCCACCTGGTCAGGTCTGGTTGCAAACTTTGACAAGACAGAG AGTATGTATGAGGGGCTTACCCTTAAGATCACTGGCCTATTGAATAGATGTTCTGATAAACACTTATCCTATGCTGGCAGGTTACAG ACTAGGAAAATGTCCTTTAAGAGCTGGTCTTCTATTTGCTCTCCTTGGTCTGAGGGAGGATTTCAGCTTAAGAACATTGCCTCTTGGAATAGAGCTGTTCTTTTAAAATGGCTCTGGCATATTGAAAGAGGGACTGGGTCTGTTTGGTCCAGATGGATCAG AGCTTTGCTTCTGGATGTTGCTTCTTGGACTGGTATGTCTTCATCTGCTACTCAGCTTCATGCCCTGCTAGCATGGGTACAACACAGTAAATTGTGTAATTGGAAGAGGAACTGGGCTCTTGGTAGTATTGCTGCCACTGTATATGTCATTTGGTGTGAGAGGAATAGGCGGATTTTTGAGGGCCATGACAGGACAATTGCTGCTCTTTTGAGGGATGTCCAGTTTGTAGTTAGTGCTACTCTGCTATTCAAAACTCCCTTGATTAATCATGAGGATATAATTGGGGCG CTGGTTGGTTCCTCTGCTGGTGCAAAGCTTTTTCTCCTGCGTCGTGATTTTAAATGTCAAGCTTATCATTTAATCCATGAGCATGGGGTCTGTTTCCCTCTGGCTAGAACTCTGGGGGATTCTATTAACTTCCCTAAGCATGTTGTGGTCAGCCTTCTAGCACTACAAAACAAGTTGTCCACTATTGATAATCTTTGTGCTAGAGGACTACACCTGGTTAATAGGTGTGCACTGTGTGAAAGCAATGCTGAATGCAGGTCACATCTATTTTTCATTTGCCCCTTTTCTTCTGAGATTTGGCTCCATATATCTCACTGGCTACACATAGGGGCTCCTAATGTCCTCAGTCGAATTGCTCACTGGTTTCAACGCTGTAACAGGGGACAAAGCTTACTGAAGCGTCAGAGACGATGTGCCTTTCTTTGCGCCATGTATCTCATCTGGTAG